The Pirellulales bacterium genome has a segment encoding these proteins:
- a CDS encoding DUF6800 family protein — translation MGGISDRHQEIRRRRKRRQKLNLYKKRLKKATVSERGVIAEKIRKMTPGAEVIIAAWGLEERK, via the coding sequence GTGGGTGGCATTAGCGATCGGCATCAGGAAATTCGGCGTCGGCGGAAGCGCCGGCAAAAGCTAAATCTGTACAAAAAGCGTTTGAAAAAAGCCACCGTTTCGGAACGGGGAGTCATTGCAGAAAAAATTCGCAAGATGACTCCGGGGGCGGAAGTCATCATCGCCGCCTGGGGCTTGGAAGAACGAAAGTAA
- a CDS encoding DUF1559 domain-containing protein, translating into MTAALTQKSAKHRAFTLVELLVVIAIIGILISLLLPAVQAAREAARRTSCASNLKQLGVALHNYQTAKVSFPAAEIYPPPINTVSIHVAILPFVEEAGLYAQYQDATTNGQAIQAQIHIFNCSSDPCVEAVIDGGTPGAFTYRYPINYAFNYGTWFLYDWAGGIAGDGAFAINKALKTKAFSDGLSKTLAVAEVKAQLESGGFKTGPGYIRSLNKPNMSDPTNTTLPASTSALLTSIGAAPAPAVTSFAGSNFNANLHLDYNNPTVAQAGFTTTFTPNPGMWIYIVNQDIGAGTPVSQGGNLVPQVTGTFDVDYISNAESKTATGFTFAAVSARSYHAGIVNVLFMDGSTHTISDSISRQVWQALGTRAGGETSTGVDF; encoded by the coding sequence TTGACAGCTGCCTTAACACAAAAATCGGCCAAACACCGCGCTTTCACGTTAGTTGAATTACTGGTCGTGATTGCCATCATTGGAATTTTGATTTCGCTACTGCTGCCGGCAGTCCAGGCCGCTCGCGAAGCAGCCCGGCGGACAAGCTGCGCCAGTAATCTCAAGCAATTGGGCGTGGCGTTGCACAACTATCAAACAGCGAAGGTTTCGTTCCCGGCGGCCGAGATTTACCCACCGCCCATCAATACCGTTTCCATCCACGTGGCAATACTGCCGTTCGTGGAAGAAGCCGGCCTGTACGCGCAATACCAAGATGCCACAACCAATGGCCAGGCAATTCAAGCGCAAATTCACATCTTTAATTGCTCCAGCGATCCTTGCGTGGAGGCTGTTATCGATGGCGGCACTCCCGGTGCTTTTACTTATCGCTATCCCATTAATTATGCGTTTAATTACGGGACGTGGTTCTTATATGACTGGGCAGGCGGAATTGCCGGCGATGGCGCATTCGCCATCAATAAAGCGCTGAAAACTAAGGCATTCTCCGACGGATTGAGCAAAACCCTGGCCGTTGCAGAAGTAAAAGCGCAATTGGAATCGGGCGGTTTCAAAACCGGTCCCGGCTACATCCGCAGTTTGAATAAACCAAATATGTCTGACCCGACAAACACTACTTTGCCGGCTAGTACCTCGGCGCTGTTAACGTCCATTGGCGCCGCTCCTGCGCCAGCGGTAACAAGCTTTGCTGGAAGCAATTTCAATGCCAATTTGCATTTGGATTACAACAATCCGACGGTCGCTCAAGCCGGCTTCACCACGACGTTTACCCCGAATCCAGGCATGTGGATTTACATTGTCAATCAAGATATCGGGGCCGGCACGCCGGTCAGTCAGGGTGGAAATTTGGTCCCTCAAGTCACCGGCACCTTCGATGTCGACTACATCTCAAACGCAGAATCGAAGACCGCAACCGGTTTCACGTTCGCGGCGGTTTCGGCGCGCAGTTACCATGCCGGCATCGTGAATGTGTTGTTTATGGATGGATCGACGCACACCATCAGCGACAGCATCTCGCGGCAAGTGTGGCAAGCGCTTGGCACACGCGCCGGTGGCGAAACTTCGACCGGTGTCGATTTTTAA
- a CDS encoding TlpA disulfide reductase family protein: MERRMCKSAQRYALLCRLICFCSLVSAALALADDTPTFDLPSDQASWINSAPLTLSALEGKGAVLYFFAGESPKCRVRWPDLMALSKKYEDKPVAFIGISSGNARSAVQSYIQQNKIAWPVIVDAGHDLDKKADVTAISADNFCQLRVITAAGKLVPVTGDDLEPAVQLALAGAAWKIDPAGMPEKMKPAWLAIEVGNYTPAGPVIAKGLNSPDDATKQAAQKLLAVVQPKIDAALKEAQASLNAGDKWAAAKKYMEIGQRFAGYTLPDNFTTQRAALLNDPQVKTIVNAAKELNSLQHYLGTVKDLNPAQRKRVENTLAQISKDASGTEVGKQADDMLTKLDGAK; encoded by the coding sequence ATGGAACGGAGAATGTGCAAGAGCGCGCAACGATACGCCTTGCTGTGTAGATTGATTTGTTTTTGTTCGCTCGTTTCCGCAGCGCTTGCGCTGGCTGACGACACGCCCACCTTCGATCTGCCCAGCGACCAAGCGAGCTGGATCAATAGCGCGCCGCTCACCTTGTCGGCCCTGGAGGGAAAAGGAGCGGTTTTGTATTTCTTTGCTGGCGAAAGCCCCAAGTGCCGCGTGCGCTGGCCCGACCTGATGGCTTTGTCGAAAAAATATGAAGATAAACCAGTGGCTTTCATCGGAATAAGCTCTGGCAATGCGCGGTCCGCGGTCCAATCCTATATTCAGCAAAATAAAATCGCGTGGCCGGTCATCGTCGATGCCGGGCACGATTTGGATAAAAAGGCCGATGTCACTGCGATCTCGGCCGATAACTTCTGCCAACTGCGCGTCATCACCGCCGCCGGCAAACTGGTTCCGGTCACCGGAGACGATTTGGAACCCGCCGTGCAATTGGCTCTGGCCGGCGCCGCATGGAAGATCGATCCTGCCGGCATGCCGGAAAAGATGAAGCCCGCCTGGCTGGCCATTGAAGTCGGCAATTACACTCCGGCTGGGCCAGTCATTGCCAAAGGATTGAACTCTCCCGATGATGCCACCAAGCAAGCGGCGCAAAAGCTGCTGGCGGTCGTGCAACCGAAAATCGATGCCGCTCTGAAAGAAGCCCAGGCTAGCTTGAATGCCGGCGACAAATGGGCGGCCGCTAAAAAATACATGGAAATCGGGCAGCGGTTTGCCGGCTATACATTGCCCGACAATTTCACCACCCAACGCGCGGCGCTCCTGAACGATCCGCAAGTAAAAACCATCGTCAACGCGGCCAAGGAATTGAACAGCTTGCAGCATTATTTGGGAACTGTGAAGGATTTGAATCCCGCGCAGCGCAAACGGGTGGAAAACACCTTGGCGCAAATCAGCAAAGACGCCTCCGGCACCGAAGTCGGCAAGCAGGCCGACGATATGCTGACGAAGCTCGACGGCGCGAAGTAA